Proteins encoded within one genomic window of Candidatus Acidiferrales bacterium:
- the lepB gene encoding signal peptidase I, producing MEERPNRVASPATPPPAPRPFLSELRFWLRDLFVAAGLAAIIIVFLYQPVKVEGTSMVPVLTDQERIFINKFVYRFEAIQRGDIVVFWYPMDRTKSFIKRVVGLPGETVEVRRGHVWVNGKELTEPYIRPDFYDTTSYPATRIPPDHYFVLGDHRSSSNDSRVWGTVEAKFIYGKAVFCYWPFDKFGALRTTPNGSP from the coding sequence ATGGAAGAGCGCCCGAACCGAGTAGCCTCACCAGCAACGCCCCCACCCGCCCCACGGCCCTTTCTTTCTGAATTGCGTTTCTGGCTGCGCGACCTCTTTGTTGCCGCCGGTCTGGCCGCCATCATCATTGTCTTTCTCTATCAGCCGGTCAAGGTCGAAGGGACCTCGATGGTGCCCGTGCTCACCGACCAGGAGCGCATTTTCATCAACAAGTTCGTCTATCGCTTTGAGGCCATCCAGCGCGGCGACATCGTGGTTTTCTGGTATCCCATGGATCGGACGAAGTCTTTCATCAAGCGCGTGGTCGGCTTGCCGGGCGAGACGGTGGAAGTTCGCCGCGGCCACGTTTGGGTCAACGGCAAGGAATTGACCGAGCCTTATATCCGGCCCGATTTCTACGACACCACCTCCTACCCGGCGACGCGGATTCCGCCTGACCATTACTTCGTCCTCGGGGATCACCGCTCGAGCTCGAATGACAGCCGCGTCTGGGGCACGGTGGAGGCCAAGTTCATATACGGCAAAGCGGTCTTTTGTTACTGGCCATTTGACAAGTTCGGCGCGCTCCGAACCACCCCGAATGGCAGCCCATGA
- a CDS encoding glycosyltransferase family 2 protein, with amino-acid sequence MDARLSPPGNSLLALIIPALNEEQAIGGVLASLPLEWFSQILVADNGSTDRTAWIAGNAGAEVVREARRGYGSACLAALARLQPEIEIVVFMDGDASDDPADLPAIVEPILRGEAELVIGSRTLGRSEPGALTRQQRLGNWLATRFINWCYGVRFTDLGPFRAIRRDALERLRMADRDYGWTVEMQVKAARQPLRVVEVPVHYRPRVGRSKISRTIKGSILAGMKILWTVLRYRLLS; translated from the coding sequence ATGGATGCCAGGCTCTCTCCACCGGGCAATTCCCTTCTCGCTCTGATCATCCCTGCCTTGAATGAGGAGCAGGCCATCGGCGGCGTTCTGGCCAGCCTGCCACTCGAATGGTTTTCTCAGATCCTGGTGGCGGATAACGGCAGCACCGACCGCACCGCATGGATTGCCGGGAACGCCGGGGCCGAGGTCGTGCGCGAAGCGCGCCGCGGTTATGGCAGCGCCTGTCTGGCCGCCCTGGCCCGGCTGCAGCCGGAGATCGAGATTGTCGTATTCATGGATGGAGACGCAAGCGATGATCCAGCCGATCTGCCGGCAATCGTCGAACCGATCCTGCGCGGCGAGGCAGAGTTGGTCATCGGTTCACGTACGCTGGGCCGGAGCGAACCCGGGGCGCTCACGCGGCAGCAGCGTCTCGGAAATTGGCTGGCGACGCGGTTCATCAACTGGTGTTATGGCGTGCGGTTCACCGATCTCGGGCCCTTTCGGGCGATCCGGCGGGACGCGCTTGAAAGGCTGCGCATGGCCGATCGGGACTACGGCTGGACGGTCGAAATGCAGGTGAAGGCGGCACGGCAGCCATTGCGCGTGGTGGAAGTGCCGGTGCACTATCGGCCCCGCGTCGGCCGCTCCAAGATTTCCAGAACCATCAAGGGTTCGATTCTTGCCGGGATGAAAATCCTCTGGACCGTGCTTCGCTACCGGCTGCTTTCGTAA